One part of the Paenibacillus silvisoli genome encodes these proteins:
- a CDS encoding carbohydrate ABC transporter permease, whose protein sequence is MTGMRQTVRESVGDRLFLGLIYIFLALVLIMTLYPLVFILSSSFSSPAAVSGGRVWLWPIEATLVGYEQVLQNHMVVTGYVNSIVYTTVGTTISVVLTTMLAFPLSKKTFFGRNGLMVFIVFTMLFSGGLIPTYLVVRSVGLIDTRWALWLPNAIWVWQVIITRTFFQTSIPDELAEASEIDGCSDLRYILSVVIPLSKPILAVLALMYAVGQWNAYFDALIYLKTDSLFPLQLFLRSILIQNANSVTIDAASIADRNQLLSLMKYSIIVLSSLPILMIYPFVQRYFVQGMLIGSIKG, encoded by the coding sequence ATGACGGGCATGCGGCAAACCGTTCGCGAATCGGTCGGCGACCGGTTGTTTCTGGGACTCATCTATATTTTTCTTGCGCTGGTATTGATCATGACGCTTTACCCGTTAGTGTTCATTCTGAGTTCTTCGTTCAGCAGCCCTGCGGCCGTATCTGGAGGTCGCGTTTGGCTGTGGCCGATCGAAGCCACTCTCGTAGGCTATGAGCAAGTACTGCAAAACCACATGGTTGTTACCGGGTACGTGAACTCCATCGTGTATACGACGGTCGGAACAACGATCAGCGTCGTCTTAACGACGATGCTTGCCTTTCCGCTATCGAAGAAGACGTTCTTCGGCCGCAATGGATTGATGGTGTTCATCGTCTTTACGATGCTCTTCTCCGGGGGGCTGATTCCAACCTATCTTGTCGTCAGATCGGTTGGCCTGATCGACACTCGCTGGGCGCTTTGGCTGCCGAATGCGATCTGGGTATGGCAGGTAATCATTACGCGCACCTTTTTCCAAACCTCCATTCCGGATGAATTGGCGGAAGCGAGCGAGATCGACGGCTGCAGTGATTTACGCTATATCCTAAGCGTGGTCATTCCGCTGTCCAAGCCGATTTTAGCCGTATTGGCCTTGATGTACGCGGTTGGGCAGTGGAACGCATATTTCGATGCCCTGATCTATTTAAAGACCGACAGCCTCTTTCCTTTGCAATTGTTTCTCCGCTCCATCTTAATTCAGAATGCCAATTCGGTGACCATCGACGCGGCGAGCATTGCCGACCGAAATCAATTGCTGAGTCTGATGAAGTATTCGATTATCGTGCTGTCGAGCTTGCCGATTTTGATGATTTACCCGTTTGTTCAGCGCTATTTCGTGCAGGGCATGCTGATCGGCTCGATCAAAGGATAA
- a CDS encoding extracellular solute-binding protein — MRKIGTITAACVMIAMLILSGCTNNSNNNAANSTNANANATTENTPAEASGPVTISVFANQDSSNNQSLSENAFTKKLEEMFNIHFNWTTVPFDGAPEKRKISLASGDYPAVFLLVAYIDHFTQGELLKMGQQGVALPLNDLIDNYAPNIKQVLESNPEYKAMNLAPDGNIYGLNGLSACYHCSFPNKMWVNSAWMKKLNIQTPKTTEDFKKMLEAFKNDDPNGNGQQDEIPLSGSTETFGVHVVPFLMNAFIYDDDHSYLLMKDGKVDFAPNKAEWKAGLQYIKSLYDEGLIDPGAFTQNASAFQKIGENTPQLLGAGAGMHPAIFVNIGDGNKYSKDYDSIPPIAGPDGTTYATYNYTGNPGASFVITNKASREEQIAAIKALDYIYSFQGQLEANSGIENVDWRKPQAGEEALDASMEPQWFPIPGKQGEKPRNNAWGSLGQYNLSAEFRGSQVQATDIYAESGYERRLFDATKNNYDGKQPSQVFPHWGVWIDPSNADEVSMMQTNMINYVEQNELQFITGNKSLDKDWDAYVKGFDNLNLNGYIEHMQKAWDSSAFSKQ; from the coding sequence TTGAGAAAGATAGGGACGATTACAGCAGCTTGCGTCATGATTGCGATGTTGATTCTTTCCGGCTGTACGAATAATTCGAACAATAATGCCGCAAATAGCACGAATGCGAATGCGAATGCCACGACAGAAAACACGCCGGCCGAAGCTTCCGGACCGGTCACCATTTCCGTATTTGCGAATCAGGACTCTTCCAATAATCAAAGCTTATCGGAAAATGCCTTTACGAAGAAACTTGAGGAAATGTTCAATATTCACTTCAACTGGACGACCGTTCCTTTCGACGGCGCGCCGGAGAAAAGAAAAATATCGCTGGCCAGCGGCGACTATCCCGCGGTGTTCCTGCTCGTAGCCTATATCGATCATTTCACGCAAGGCGAGCTGCTCAAGATGGGCCAGCAGGGCGTAGCGCTTCCGCTGAACGATCTGATCGACAACTATGCGCCGAACATTAAGCAGGTGCTCGAATCGAATCCGGAATACAAGGCGATGAATCTAGCTCCGGATGGTAACATCTACGGCTTGAACGGACTTAGCGCCTGCTACCACTGCTCCTTCCCGAACAAAATGTGGGTCAACAGCGCTTGGATGAAGAAGCTGAATATCCAAACGCCGAAAACGACCGAAGACTTCAAGAAAATGCTAGAAGCGTTTAAGAACGATGACCCGAACGGCAATGGGCAGCAGGACGAAATTCCGTTGAGCGGTTCCACGGAGACGTTCGGCGTTCACGTCGTGCCGTTCTTAATGAACGCGTTCATCTATGACGATGACCATTCCTATTTACTGATGAAGGATGGCAAGGTGGATTTTGCGCCGAATAAAGCGGAGTGGAAAGCAGGGCTGCAGTACATCAAGTCGCTGTATGACGAAGGCTTGATTGATCCCGGGGCATTCACTCAGAACGCTTCGGCGTTTCAGAAGATTGGCGAGAACACGCCTCAACTACTAGGCGCCGGCGCCGGCATGCACCCCGCGATCTTCGTCAACATCGGCGACGGCAACAAATACTCCAAAGATTACGATTCCATTCCTCCAATCGCCGGACCGGACGGAACGACGTATGCCACTTACAATTACACGGGTAATCCCGGCGCATCGTTTGTCATTACGAATAAGGCCAGCCGGGAGGAGCAGATTGCGGCAATCAAAGCGCTCGATTATATTTACTCCTTCCAAGGACAGCTGGAGGCAAACTCAGGCATCGAGAACGTTGACTGGCGCAAGCCGCAAGCGGGCGAAGAAGCGCTGGATGCTTCCATGGAGCCGCAATGGTTCCCGATTCCGGGAAAACAAGGCGAGAAGCCTCGCAATAACGCTTGGGGCTCCCTTGGCCAATATAATCTGAGCGCGGAGTTTCGCGGTTCGCAGGTTCAAGCGACGGACATCTATGCGGAGTCCGGCTACGAGCGCCGCTTGTTCGATGCGACGAAAAACAACTATGACGGCAAGCAGCCGAGTCAGGTATTCCCGCACTGGGGCGTTTGGATCGACCCAAGCAATGCCGACGAAGTCAGTATGATGCAGACGAACATGATCAACTATGTCGAACAGAACGAGCTGCAATTCATTACCGGCAATAAGAGTTTGGATAAAGATTGGGATGCCTACGTGAAGGGCTTCGACAATTTAAACCTGAACGGATACATCGAGCATATGCAGAAGGCTTGGGATTCGTCTGCTTTCAGCAAGCAGTAA
- a CDS encoding ABC transporter permease, which translates to MPPVLYFIMFKYIPMANAVLAFKDYNVMKGIWGSPWVGMKYFNMFFENPVFFSLLKNTLLISLYSLAVGFPVPIILALALNEVKNKTFKRTVQLVTYAPYFISTVVMVSIIMLFLTPNQGIVNMLLERVGIDSINFLGNPNLFRSVYVWSDVWQGSGYAAVIYLAALAGVDPSLYEAAKVDGASRLQKIWYVDLPGILPTTVIILILSLGNIMGVGFEKIYLLQNPLNTATSEIIATYVYKIGLLNANYSFATAVGLFNSVVNLILLALVNAVARRTSRTSLW; encoded by the coding sequence ATGCCGCCGGTGCTTTACTTTATTATGTTCAAATATATCCCGATGGCCAACGCAGTGCTGGCTTTCAAGGACTATAACGTCATGAAGGGAATATGGGGCAGTCCTTGGGTCGGTATGAAATATTTCAACATGTTCTTCGAGAATCCGGTTTTCTTCTCTCTGCTGAAGAACACGCTGCTGATTTCCTTATATTCGCTGGCCGTCGGGTTTCCGGTACCCATTATTTTGGCGCTTGCGTTAAACGAAGTGAAGAACAAAACGTTTAAACGGACCGTACAGCTGGTGACGTATGCGCCATATTTCATTTCAACCGTCGTCATGGTATCCATCATAATGCTGTTCCTGACGCCTAACCAAGGGATCGTAAACATGCTTCTTGAGCGCGTGGGCATCGATTCCATTAACTTCCTGGGCAATCCGAATTTATTTCGATCCGTTTATGTCTGGTCCGACGTCTGGCAAGGCTCGGGCTATGCCGCCGTGATCTACTTGGCTGCGCTCGCCGGCGTAGATCCTTCGCTCTATGAGGCGGCCAAGGTGGATGGCGCTTCACGGCTGCAGAAGATTTGGTACGTTGATCTTCCGGGTATTTTGCCGACCACGGTCATTATATTGATCCTTAGCCTAGGGAACATCATGGGCGTCGGCTTTGAAAAAATCTATTTGCTGCAAAATCCGCTCAATACGGCAACGTCCGAAATTATTGCGACCTATGTTTACAAAATCGGTTTGTTGAATGCCAATTACAGCTTTGCGACAGCGGTCGGCCTGTTCAATTCGGTCGTGAACTTGATTCTGCTTGCACTGGTTAATGCAGTGGCCAGAAGAACATCGAGAACAAGTCTGTGGTAA
- the gvpJ gene encoding gas vesicle protein GvpJ, whose protein sequence is MAIQKSVDSSSLADVIDRILDKGVVIDAFVRVSLVGIELLAIEARIVIASVDTWLKYAEAVGLLQPEEEAPPALAI, encoded by the coding sequence ATGGCTATTCAAAAAAGCGTGGATTCCTCGAGCTTGGCGGACGTTATCGACCGGATTTTGGACAAAGGCGTTGTCATTGATGCATTTGTCCGTGTCTCCTTGGTCGGCATCGAGCTTCTTGCGATCGAGGCGCGGATCGTCATTGCGAGCGTAGATACTTGGTTGAAGTACGCAGAGGCAGTCGGTCTGCTGCAGCCGGAAGAAGAAGCACCGCCTGCGCTGGCAATCTAA
- the gvpN gene encoding gas vesicle protein GvpN: MGENQFQLANDLVISPYFEAVAARALQYLKAGYPVHFTGPAGVGKTSYALYIARQLNRPITLIHGNHEMVNDDLLGAAVGYSHRKTVDNYIRTVYKKEEEVRVLRQNGLLLEAVRKGYTLIYDEFTRSRPEMNNLFLSILEEKVLPVYGRTEKVSYMPVHPDFSMLFTSNPTEYEGVYQTQDALLDRLITIPIDYCSVEEDAMIVSGKTGISPEDAAVVVRLVSAVREASKSGGKYGPGLRASIMIATIANLHHIPLRLYDEAFKCLCIDILTYPVSRKLNENETLNAKRIVEDAIRHASDGETAT, from the coding sequence TTGGGTGAGAACCAATTCCAACTGGCTAACGATTTGGTCATATCGCCCTATTTCGAGGCGGTAGCCGCACGGGCTCTCCAATACTTGAAAGCGGGCTACCCTGTACATTTCACAGGCCCTGCCGGTGTCGGCAAAACCTCTTATGCGCTTTATATCGCCAGGCAGCTGAACCGTCCGATCACGCTGATCCATGGCAACCATGAAATGGTGAATGACGATTTGTTAGGCGCTGCAGTCGGATATTCGCATCGAAAAACAGTCGATAATTACATCCGCACCGTCTACAAGAAAGAAGAAGAAGTTCGGGTTTTAAGGCAAAACGGCCTGTTGCTCGAGGCAGTCAGGAAAGGTTATACCTTGATCTACGATGAATTTACAAGATCCCGGCCGGAGATGAACAATCTCTTTCTCTCCATCCTTGAAGAGAAGGTACTTCCCGTATACGGGAGAACGGAGAAGGTATCCTATATGCCCGTTCACCCGGATTTTTCTATGCTATTCACGAGCAATCCGACGGAATATGAAGGGGTGTATCAAACCCAGGACGCGTTATTGGACCGCTTGATTACGATCCCGATCGATTACTGCTCGGTAGAAGAGGATGCGATGATCGTATCGGGAAAGACAGGGATTTCGCCGGAAGATGCCGCCGTCGTGGTCAGACTGGTGTCTGCCGTGAGAGAAGCCTCGAAGAGCGGCGGCAAATACGGTCCCGGCCTGCGCGCCTCCATTATGATTGCGACCATCGCCAACCTCCATCACATCCCGCTTCGATTGTATGATGAGGCTTTCAAATGCTTATGTATCGATATTTTGACGTATCCTGTCTCTCGCAAATTAAACGAGAACGAGACATTAAACGCAAAACGAATCGTCGAGGATGCCATCAGGCACGCTTCTGATGGAGAGACGGCAACATGA
- a CDS encoding helix-turn-helix transcriptional regulator — protein sequence MSGHFRVFRKFLISYIVILLIPNLAGYMSYRTAISVTQSVSIENSVTQLQKSQQMFERRMAEVEGFTRQLALNEDLNVLMNEQRAGDKVNVYDIWKVMKEVMVFSQTNDFLKNYYIYLRNYNVVLTPGSAYFRPEHYYENAHYTEMTFDQWKTEVLGKTHSREILPIKPLVMDRSTTPVISYLQSLPLDSFGPMAPATVVVLINQKTIEDLFTGVKDRYGGWTYVSNTQGETISQLGINDHDIQAMSVDRAFNPSKQSQFYKDDLVITIRSDSTGWVYHAGVPRTKLMESANLIKYITWSVTSVALLVGLIVGWILSLRNSAPINRLLGVVREQFGKDAPIGRNEYDFLHGNISSILTNNRRLEQELNRQLPLIRDAFLKRLIAGEFQTREEIQAAATQADTGLSLCEGFVGILHVHGYAGLDSVEILNELHAARLLVKQGLHEADHRILMTDLGSDRIVAIFPTDGGNGDGQADLDLEGVKLLLDRLAALMFREYKITVTGFFGDPFATVMEVSRAYGQAKETMGYADYMQRKGFLWYADIHQDNTTYYYPLDMELRLIGTIHAGEEDEAKKIVQSILQQNTENRELSPEMANQLVGELRGTMLKLLDQKAFAESVRFEEVKDRVMDIQLTGSIGTIRDELFAIMESMCGMITSKKNDLHMKTVEQIKRFIAERYSDPDLTLYRIAEQTERPEKFISQLFKEITGTNLSDHLEKVRMDHAVAMLQKKSLTVDEIASSVGYNSSHSFRRAFKRVIGVAPSSFRQSLD from the coding sequence GTGAGCGGACATTTCAGAGTTTTTCGCAAATTCTTGATTTCCTATATCGTGATCCTCCTCATTCCGAACCTGGCGGGTTATATGTCCTACCGAACGGCCATCTCCGTTACCCAGTCCGTTTCCATCGAGAATAGCGTAACCCAGCTTCAGAAGAGCCAGCAAATGTTTGAGCGGCGCATGGCAGAGGTGGAGGGATTTACGCGGCAGCTGGCGCTTAACGAAGATTTGAACGTGCTGATGAATGAACAAAGAGCCGGCGATAAAGTGAATGTGTACGACATCTGGAAAGTGATGAAGGAAGTCATGGTTTTCAGCCAAACCAACGACTTTCTGAAAAACTACTATATTTATTTGCGGAACTACAATGTTGTTCTTACGCCAGGCTCCGCCTACTTCAGGCCGGAGCATTATTACGAGAACGCGCATTATACGGAGATGACGTTCGATCAATGGAAAACGGAGGTGCTCGGAAAGACGCACAGCCGCGAAATTTTACCGATCAAGCCTCTTGTCATGGACCGTTCCACCACACCCGTCATTTCCTATTTGCAATCGCTTCCATTGGACAGCTTTGGCCCGATGGCGCCAGCGACGGTTGTCGTGCTTATCAATCAGAAAACGATCGAGGATCTGTTCACCGGAGTGAAAGACCGGTACGGCGGCTGGACCTACGTCAGCAATACGCAAGGCGAGACCATTAGTCAACTCGGGATCAACGACCATGACATTCAAGCGATGAGCGTCGATCGCGCTTTCAATCCATCGAAGCAAAGCCAATTTTATAAAGATGATCTTGTCATCACAATCCGTTCGGATTCTACGGGCTGGGTCTATCATGCTGGCGTGCCGCGGACAAAGCTGATGGAGAGCGCGAACCTCATCAAATATATCACCTGGTCGGTCACGAGCGTCGCTTTGCTTGTCGGTCTGATTGTCGGCTGGATACTGTCGCTGCGAAATAGCGCGCCGATCAATCGGCTTCTTGGCGTCGTAAGGGAGCAATTCGGCAAAGACGCGCCGATCGGCCGCAACGAATATGACTTCTTGCATGGCAACATTTCGAGTATCCTGACAAACAACCGCAGACTCGAGCAAGAGCTTAACCGGCAGCTCCCGCTCATCCGCGACGCTTTTCTGAAGCGGTTGATCGCAGGGGAATTCCAAACGCGTGAAGAAATCCAGGCCGCAGCGACGCAGGCAGATACGGGGCTTTCGCTCTGCGAAGGCTTTGTGGGGATCTTGCATGTCCACGGTTACGCGGGACTGGATTCGGTCGAAATCTTGAACGAGCTCCATGCCGCGAGGCTGCTAGTGAAGCAGGGCTTGCACGAAGCCGATCACCGAATCCTGATGACGGATCTCGGATCGGACCGGATCGTCGCGATTTTTCCAACCGACGGCGGGAACGGGGACGGTCAAGCCGATCTCGATCTCGAAGGCGTTAAACTGCTTCTGGATCGACTCGCAGCGTTGATGTTCAGAGAATATAAAATTACGGTGACCGGCTTTTTTGGCGATCCGTTCGCGACCGTTATGGAAGTAAGCCGAGCCTACGGACAAGCGAAAGAAACGATGGGCTACGCCGATTACATGCAGCGAAAAGGATTTTTGTGGTACGCGGATATCCATCAAGATAATACGACTTATTATTATCCGCTAGATATGGAGCTTCGTCTCATCGGTACGATTCACGCCGGGGAGGAGGACGAAGCCAAGAAGATCGTCCAATCTATCCTGCAGCAAAATACGGAGAATCGCGAGCTATCGCCGGAGATGGCAAACCAACTCGTCGGCGAGTTGAGGGGGACAATGTTGAAGCTGCTCGACCAGAAGGCCTTCGCAGAATCCGTGCGGTTTGAAGAAGTAAAGGACCGCGTCATGGATATTCAATTAACCGGCTCGATCGGCACAATCCGGGATGAGCTCTTTGCCATCATGGAGTCGATGTGCGGCATGATTACGAGCAAGAAGAACGATCTGCACATGAAGACAGTGGAGCAGATCAAGCGGTTCATTGCCGAAAGGTATTCCGACCCTGATTTGACGCTTTATCGAATTGCGGAGCAAACGGAACGTCCGGAGAAATTTATCTCCCAGCTTTTCAAAGAAATAACGGGCACGAACTTGTCCGATCATCTCGAAAAGGTGCGGATGGATCATGCCGTGGCGATGCTTCAGAAGAAGTCGCTTACCGTGGACGAAATCGCATCCTCCGTCGGTTATAACAGCTCGCATTCGTTCCGGCGCGCGTTCAAGCGAGTCATCGGCGTCGCGCCAAGCTCATTCCGGCAATCGCTCGACTAG
- a CDS encoding MFS transporter, whose amino-acid sequence MEQTALLSDSKRKKFLFSVGLSWLFDAMDVGIISFIVTALAAEWHLKAQQIGLLAAINAIGMAAGAAVAGSLADQYGRKTVLLYTLLIFSVASGLSALAGSFVILCILRFITGFGLGGELPVASTLVSETMPAEDRGRAVVLLESFWAGGWIVAALISYFIIPEFGWRIAFVIGAIPAVYAIFLRRAIEDSPRYVGQAVRKPPIGERIAMIWSSKYRKSTVMLWILWFTVVFSYYGVFLWLPTVMVLKGFGLVKSFQYVLIMTLAQLPGYFTAAYFIERFGRKFVLVTYLLFTAASAIWFGSAETVSSLITAGICLSFFNLGAWGAMYAYTPELYQTSVRSTGVGLAASFGRIGGVIGPYLVGILVGRDVPLLTIFIIFFVAIVIGAFAVLVMGMETKGLKTE is encoded by the coding sequence ATAGAACAGACGGCTCTGCTAAGCGATTCGAAACGAAAAAAGTTTCTGTTCAGCGTTGGCTTAAGCTGGCTATTCGATGCGATGGACGTGGGCATCATTTCATTCATCGTGACGGCATTAGCCGCGGAATGGCATTTGAAGGCGCAGCAGATCGGTCTATTGGCTGCGATCAATGCGATCGGAATGGCGGCCGGTGCCGCTGTGGCCGGATCGCTGGCAGACCAGTACGGCCGCAAGACCGTACTCCTGTACACGCTGCTCATTTTCTCGGTGGCTAGCGGACTTTCCGCTTTGGCGGGAAGCTTCGTCATCCTGTGCATTCTGCGCTTCATCACCGGCTTCGGCCTCGGAGGAGAGCTCCCGGTTGCTTCGACGCTCGTTTCCGAGACGATGCCTGCCGAAGACAGGGGACGCGCGGTCGTCCTTCTGGAAAGCTTCTGGGCCGGAGGATGGATCGTCGCGGCTCTGATCTCCTACTTCATCATCCCTGAATTTGGCTGGAGGATCGCATTCGTCATTGGCGCGATTCCGGCCGTTTATGCGATATTTCTCAGAAGGGCGATAGAGGATTCGCCTCGTTATGTCGGTCAGGCAGTCCGAAAACCGCCGATCGGAGAACGTATAGCAATGATTTGGTCGTCCAAGTATCGCAAATCAACGGTGATGCTCTGGATCTTGTGGTTCACGGTCGTTTTCTCCTATTATGGGGTATTTCTTTGGCTGCCGACGGTAATGGTGCTTAAGGGCTTCGGGCTCGTAAAAAGCTTTCAGTACGTTCTGATCATGACGCTCGCCCAGCTGCCCGGCTATTTCACCGCAGCTTACTTCATCGAGCGATTCGGCCGCAAATTTGTGCTCGTTACTTATTTGCTGTTCACCGCGGCAAGCGCGATTTGGTTCGGCTCGGCCGAGACGGTGTCATCCCTGATCACTGCGGGCATTTGCCTCTCGTTCTTTAATCTCGGAGCGTGGGGGGCCATGTACGCGTATACGCCCGAGCTGTACCAGACCTCGGTCCGCTCCACCGGCGTCGGCTTGGCGGCTTCCTTCGGGCGCATCGGAGGCGTCATCGGACCGTATCTTGTCGGCATACTGGTGGGAAGGGACGTGCCCTTGTTAACCATTTTCATCATCTTTTTCGTAGCCATCGTGATCGGAGCCTTTGCCGTGCTGGTTATGGGAATGGAGACGAAGGGATTGAAGACGGAGTAA
- a CDS encoding phosphodiester glycosidase family protein codes for MTLTIKRVNRFCLITCAPFIGLVIWLMAADKSITLPDSAFPKLAITQTSMPSDLEQLTSDLDQAKQTALVTAKSLKSSIKLYTTTSKSMDAIVSLAVAQADRPYRIYDRRITRKIGAPAQQVESGNVRAQLFRIQAQHFNGYALKVKLKTSKAMKMVLGQDKNGGAETTLAAANRYQAIAGVNAGGFADDGGKRYPLSTTVMNGKYLNGFDPSYKDLFFVGLNDKLELIGGKYRSKAHLDSENPRFGASFVPVLLQGGVPQAIPDKWRTSPLRAPRTVIANYKDNQLLFLVIDGRNENGSSGATLMEAQLLLQRFGAVDGYNLDGGGSSTLVFNGRVVNHPSDGKLRPVPTHFLFFE; via the coding sequence ATGACGCTGACCATCAAGCGAGTCAACCGCTTCTGCCTCATTACGTGCGCGCCGTTCATCGGGCTCGTCATCTGGCTGATGGCCGCGGATAAGTCGATCACGCTTCCGGACAGCGCGTTTCCCAAGCTTGCCATTACGCAGACGAGCATGCCGTCGGATTTGGAGCAGCTGACCTCGGATTTGGACCAAGCGAAGCAGACGGCGCTTGTGACGGCCAAGTCGCTCAAGAGTTCGATCAAGCTATATACAACTACGAGCAAAAGCATGGACGCCATCGTTTCGCTTGCCGTCGCGCAGGCGGACAGGCCATATCGGATCTATGACCGGCGCATTACGCGGAAGATCGGCGCGCCTGCGCAGCAAGTCGAGTCCGGCAACGTCCGCGCGCAGCTGTTTAGGATCCAGGCGCAGCACTTCAATGGCTACGCGCTGAAAGTGAAGCTAAAGACGTCTAAAGCGATGAAAATGGTTCTAGGCCAAGACAAGAACGGCGGAGCCGAAACGACGCTTGCCGCTGCCAACCGTTATCAAGCCATTGCCGGAGTGAACGCCGGCGGCTTCGCGGACGATGGCGGTAAGCGTTATCCGCTCAGCACCACCGTGATGAACGGCAAATATTTGAACGGCTTCGATCCGTCGTACAAAGATTTATTTTTCGTCGGGCTGAACGATAAACTGGAGCTCATCGGCGGCAAATATAGAAGCAAGGCGCACTTGGACAGCGAAAATCCGCGTTTTGGCGCTTCCTTCGTTCCGGTGCTGCTGCAAGGCGGCGTGCCGCAGGCCATTCCCGACAAGTGGCGGACAAGCCCGTTGCGCGCTCCGCGCACGGTTATCGCCAACTATAAAGACAACCAGCTGCTCTTTCTCGTCATCGACGGGCGTAACGAGAACGGCAGCTCGGGCGCAACTCTGATGGAGGCGCAGCTTCTGCTGCAGCGATTTGGCGCGGTCGACGGTTATAATCTAGACGGTGGGGGCTCGTCCACGCTTGTTTTCAACGGCCGCGTCGTGAACCACCCGTCGGACGGCAAGCTGCGGCCGGTACCGACCCATTTTCTCTTCTTTGAATAA
- a CDS encoding gas vesicle protein GvpO yields the protein MVGKVMQTVKSFFLENLQPVHKFTSVKWSDSKKWEVQLEVIEEKEYMKAHAKDEMIGVYAVLLDENLEICSFSRVELRSRGTIPKN from the coding sequence ATGGTCGGCAAAGTCATGCAAACGGTAAAGAGCTTCTTCCTTGAAAATCTCCAGCCCGTTCATAAGTTTACTTCCGTCAAATGGAGCGATAGCAAGAAATGGGAAGTGCAGCTGGAGGTCATTGAGGAGAAGGAGTATATGAAGGCTCATGCGAAGGATGAAATGATCGGCGTGTATGCCGTTTTGTTAGATGAGAATCTGGAGATTTGCTCCTTTAGCCGAGTCGAATTGCGTTCTCGAGGAACAATTCCGAAGAACTAG